One part of the Vicia villosa cultivar HV-30 ecotype Madison, WI linkage group LG6, Vvil1.0, whole genome shotgun sequence genome encodes these proteins:
- the LOC131614168 gene encoding uncharacterized protein LOC131614168, whose translation MSVLANGSPTKEFGVEKGLRQGDPLSPFLFVIASVGLAGLVRKYKENGEFRGVGINGSNTVDILQFADDTLLVGEGSWRQVWAFKIFFLVTSLVEDEEAFRELEESMPVKVAKEFTRMQSNFLWGGRVEDSKRMIHWRWRILKGSNSIWFNLLKARYGDLCMKSFCGGMFPFNSISSSSSFTSSSLWWKDLISEARWKDDISFKDKFPDLYATSFLKKVSIGVMGGWENGVWKWGCCGIIPNYIYSLAMGDTSDDILWNISKDESFSVSSCYEHYAGRRNLFGPLNKNDGALVLIWKLKVPSKIKAFGWRLFVNRLPTKDLLVNRRIALSLENTKCVFCGIDPESRGHSFFDCKMVEVVWKEIAI comes from the exons ATGTCCGTCTTGGCTAACGGTAGTCCTACGAAAGAGTTTGGTGTGGAGAAAGGATTGAGGCAAGGTGATCCTTTATccccttttctttttgttattgcATCTGTGGGGTTGGCAGGTTTAGTGCGAAAGTATAAGGAGAATGGTGAGTTTAGAGGTGTTGGAATTAATGGTAGTAATACCGTtgacattcttcaatttgcggatgatacattATTAGTGGGTGAAGGTTCGTGGAGGCAAGTGTGGGCGTTTAAA ATATTCTTCCTGGTTACCTCTCTTGTCGAAGATGAAGAAGCGTTTAGAGAGTTGGAAGAATCG ATGCCGGTTAAGGTGGCCAAAGAATTTACTAGGATGCAAAGTAACTTTCTTTGGGGCGGGAGGGTGGAGGATAGTAAAAGAAtgattcattgg AGATGGAGAATTCTCAAAGGATCCAACTCGATTTGGTTCAACTTGTTGAAAGCCCGATATGGTGATTTATGCATGAAAAGCTTTTGTGGAGGTATGTTTCCTTTTAACTCtatctcttcttcttcatcttttacTTCTTCTTCTCTTTGGTGGAAAGACTTGATTTCG GAAGCGAGGTGGAAGGATGATATTTCTTTTAAAGATAAGTTTCCGGATTTATATGCGACTtcctttttgaaaaaagtgtcgaTAGGGGTTATGGGAGGGTGGGAGAATGGTGTGTGGAAATGGGGTTGTTGTGGTATTATTCCGAATTATATTTATAGTTTGGCAATGGG CGACACGAGCGATGACATTTTGTGGAACATATCGAAGGATGAGTCATTTTCTGTTTCTTCGTGTTATGAGCATTATGCTGGTAGGCGTAACCTGTTTGGTCCTTTGAACAAAAATGATGGAGCTTTAGTTTTGATTTGGAAGTTGAAAGTTCCTTCAAAAATTAAAGCTTTTGGAtggagactttttgtgaatagACTTCCGACTAAGGATTTACTTGTTAATAGGCGGATAGCATTGTCGTTGGAAAATACTAAGTGTGTTTTTTGTGGGATTGATCCGGAAAGTAGGGGCCATTCATTCTTTGATTGTAAAATGGTGGAGGTGGTTTGGAAGGAGATAGCCATTTAG